The sequence ATTTCGCCACCGTGGTCGGCACCGTGGTCTGCACCGAGAAGGTGCCGGCCTGGCGTGGATACCGTCTGCTCGTGCTCCAACCCACGGACGAGGCGGGGAAGGCCGGTGGCCGGGCCCTGGTGGCGGTGGATCTGGTGTCGGCTGCGCCCGGTCAGCGCGTGTTCTACGTGCGCGGGCGAGAGGCGGCCACCGCGCTCCCCAATCCCGAGAATCCCGCCGACGCCGCGATCGTCGGCATCGTCGATGAAGCACGGCACACCCACCGGCCCGAGGCGAAGCGCTAGATGTTCACCGCGCGCGTGGTGGGCGACGTGGTGGCGACCATCAAGCACCGCGACCTGCACGGAGAGAAGCTGCTGCTGGTTCAGCCGGTCTCCGCGGAAGGAGAGACGCGCGGGAAGCCGGTGATCGCGGTGGATCGCGCGCAGGCCGGCCCCGGCGACTGGGTGCTGGTCGCGGACGAGGGGAATTCGGCCGCGCAGGTGCTGGGGAAGCCGCGCGGAGCGATCCGGACGGTGATCGTCGGGGTGGTGGACGCCGTCACCCGGGAGGCTCAAGGGCGCTGATTCCACTTGGGCTTGACACCCCCGGCTTGCTAGAGTGCCGGGTCGGCAGAGCACCGCGGTTGCCACGGAGTGGTGAGATCGGTCACAGGGAGGGTGGAGCCATGACCAAGGCGGATCTGGTCGAAGAGATCGCGACGCAGACGGGCATCTCGCGGCAGCACACCGGCATCATCGTGGATCAGCTGCTCGACGCCGTGTGTCGCGCGCTCAGCGAGGGCAAGCACCTCGAGATTCGCGGCTTCGGCACCTTCAAGGTTCGCGAGCGCCGCGCGCGGCGAGCCCGCAATCCGCGCAGCGGCACCGAGGTGATGGTGCCCGCCAAGCTGGTTCCGATCTTCAAGCCGAGCAAGGAACTCAAGGCTCAGGTGCTCGAACCCGCGGCGGTCAAGCAGACCGCCGGCGTGGCCTAGGGGGGGCGGATGGGATCGGGAAAGAAGCGCAAGCGCAAGAAGATCGCGACTCACAAGCGGAAGAAGCGCCTGCGGAAGAATCGCCATAAGAAGCGGATCCGCTGAGCCTCGCGCTCCGCGCCTGCTCGGCCGCGCCTACCACTCGCGTGGCCACTGGATCTTCGAGCCCGCCCGCCGCTCCCGCGGCGGGCGTCTCGATCTCCGGGTGCGCGGGCGGCTGCAACCCGAGAACGGGGACTGGTGCGTGGCGGAAATCTCGGAGGAGGGTGACGCCCATCTGATCGAGGTGCTGGGCGCCGAGGACCGCCCGCTCTGGGACGACTCGGGGGTGGCATCGCAATACCGGCTCCGAACGCGATTCGCGAGCGCCGCGCTGCACGAGGCCGGCGCGCGAAGCGAGCCCTCGGCAGCCGAGTGCGAAGGACGGCTCGATCTTCGCGACCGGCTCTCGTTCACCATCGATCCGGACGATGCCCGGGACCACGACGACGCGCTTTCGGTCGAATGGCTGCCCCGCCACCGCTGGCGGGTGGGCATCCACATCGCCGACGTCTCGCACTACGTCCCCGAAGGCCATGCGGTGGACCACGAGGCCGTGGAGCGCGGCACCAGCTGCTATCTGCCGGGGGGCGCGATCCCGATGCTCCCGGAGCGGTTGTCGTCGGATCTCTGCTCGCTGCTTCCGGGCCGCGATCGCCTGACGCTCTCGGTGCTCGTGGACCTGGACGAGCGCGGCGGACGCCACGACGTTCGCTTCGCCGAGACCGTGATCCGCAGCCGGCATCGGCTGACCTACGGGGAAGTCCAGCAGGAGCTCGACGGTCACGGCAACCTCGAGCCGAAACTGGCGGAAAGCATCGCCGTGATCCGCGATCTGGCGCGCGCGCTGCGCCGCCAGCGGCTCGCGGCCGGCGCGCTCGAGCTGGAGGTGCCGGAGGTCAAGGCGATCGTGGACGAGCACGGTGTACCCACTGCGCTCGAACGGCGAGCCCATCTCGAGAGCCACGAGCTGATCGAGGAGTTCATGCTGCTCGCCAATCGCTGTGTCGGCGAGGAAGGATCAAGGCGGCGCGCCGGGCTGCTCTATCGCGTTCACGATCCGCCCTCGCCGCGGAAGCTCGAAGAGCTGGACGTGATGCTCAAGGCCCTCGGCCTGCCGAGGCCGGGGACCCTTGGAGACCCGGCGCGCGCGCTCCAGTCCCTGCTCAAGGTCCCGCTCGATCCAGGACATCGGCGGCTCCTCCACCGGCTGGTCCTCCGTTCGATGCCGCGTGCCCGCTATTTCGAGAAGGACGCGGGCCACTTCGGGCTCGCCACGCGCGACTACTGTCACTTCACCTCCCCGATTCGGCGCTACCCCGATCTTCACAACCACCGCCGGGTCCGGGAATGGCTCCACTCCCGGCCCAGCGGTGCCTGGGACCCTCACGCGCTGGCCGGCCTGGCCGAGCGCTGCAGCGCCACCGAGCAGAACGCCACCGATGCCGAGCGCGAGGCGGTCCGCGTCAAGGGGCTCCGCGTGCTCGAGACGCGACTGGGAGATCGTGCTTCGGGTATCATCACCGGGTTTCTGCGGCATGGCTTCTTCGTGGAGCTCGACGAGCTGCCGGTCGAAGGCTTCTGTCGGCCTTCGCTGGCGCTCGACGACTATTTCTCGCTCGACTCCACCGGAGTTCGAATGATCGGCCGGCACACTCGCCGCCGCTTTTCGCTCGGAGACGTGGTCCGGGTGGTGGTGGCGCGCGTCGACGTGCCGGGACGGGAGTGCGACCTGGCGCTGGACGTGCCGCCCCGGCGGACGCGCCACGAACGCAGGAGGAAGGGATGACGAAGCGCAGCGGCCGGCGCTCCGAGCGCCGGAAGACTACGCGGGCCGACGTGCGGCTCAGCATGCGACTGGAGAGCAACGCCCCCGAAACCGACGGCGCGCAGGTGGTGACCGAGAGCCAGAACATCTCGGCCAGCGGCGTGTACTGCATGTCGTCGCATTATCTGCCGCCGCTCTCCAAGGTCGCGCTCACCATCGTGCTGCCGAGAGTGCCGGGCAGCCGCGCCGCCAAGGAGCTGATCAAGTGCGAGGGGATCGTGGTGCGGTGCGAGCAGAGCGCGAAGCGTGGCGAGCGCCCCTACCAGCTCGCCTGCATGTTCTCGAACCTCGACGACCAGCTGCGGCAGCGCCTCGACGCCTTCGTGACCTGGCGCAACCTGCAGGCCCTGCGGGCCGCGGCCAGCGCCACGCCTCGTGCCGCCTCGCGCGCGCGGCGCACGCGAGCCGCGGTCACCGCGAGCCGCACGACGACGCGCGCGGCGAAGGCGCCGCGGCGGCGGACGCTTCACTAGCGTTGGCCCAGGGAGCCCCGCCCTCGCCAGCCATCGGTCCGGCATGACACCCGTGTTGCGCTGGAGGCTCGCGCCCGCGCAGCTGCGGGCCGCCCGGCTCGACGTCCCGGGCGACAAATCGATCACGCACCGGGCCATCCTGTGCGGCCTGCTCGGCGCCGGCGAGACCGCGATCGTGGGAGCCAACCCCGGCGCCGATGCGCGCAGGACGCTGGCGGCGGCGCGCGCGCTCGGCGCCCAGGTGAGCGAAGCGGATGGCGTGCTGCGGATTCGTGGCACCGCCGGTGCACTCGCCGAGCCCGCCGACGTGCTCGATTGTGGCAACTCCGGCACGGCGCTGCGACTGCTGGCGGGAGTGCTTGCGGCGCGGCCGCTGCTGGCGGTGCTGACCGGCGATCCCTCGCTGCGCTCGCGGCCGGTGGATCGCGTGGTGCGTCCGTTGCGCGAGATGGGCGCGAACCTGAGCGCGCGGGCCGGGGATCGGCTGCCGCCACTGGTGGTGCGCGGCGCGGAGCTTCGCGGCGCCAGCTTCCTCGAGCCGACCGGCAGCGCGCAGGTGGCGAGCGCCGTCCTGTTCGCGGGGCTGGCGGCGCGCGGTGAGACGCGTGTGCGCGTGAATACCGGAGTGCGCGATCACACCGTCCGCATGCTCCCGGCCTTCGGCGCACGGGTCGAGGTGGAGCGCTCGGCCGACGGCTCCGGCGAGTGGCGCGTCAGCGGTGAACAGACGCTGAGCGCGACCCGCGTCGAGGTGCCGGGCGATCCGTCGGCGGCCGCCTTCTTCGCCGCGGCGGCGGCGATCACGCCCGGACTTTCGATCGAGATCGCGAACGTGTCGCTCAATCCCACGCGGCTCGGTTTCTTCGAAGTCCTGCGCGAGATGGGGGCTTCGATCGAGGTCGAGCGCGGCCCCGATCGCGCCGGCGAGCCCGCGGGCAGCCTGCGGGTCGCCGGGCCTGCCGAGCTTCGGGCGGTCGAGGTCGGGGCCTCGCGGGTCCCCGCCATGGTGGACGAGATTCCGGCATGGGCGGTGGTGGCGGCGGTCGCACGCGGCACCTCGCAGCTGTCGGGAGCGGGGGAATTGCGCGTCAAGGAGAGTGACCGCCTGAGGGCGCTGGCCGCCAATCTCACCTCGCTCGGCGTCGCGGTGGTCGAGCGGGCCGAGGGGCTCGAGATCACCGGCGGCGCGGTGAATGGTGGTACGGTGCGCGCCGGTGGAGACCACCGAATCGCGATGGCGTTCGCGATTCTCGCCGCGCGCGCGGCGAAGCCCATCGAGATCGACGACGCGGCGATGGTGGCCACCTCGTTCCCGGGCTTCGCGGCCGCGTGGCGGTCGCTGGGCGGACCGCTCGAGGAAGGGGAGATGGATTGAGCTTCGTGGTCACGATCGACGGGCCCTCGGCGGCCGGAAAGAGCACCACCGCGCGCGCGGTCGCCGAGCGGCTGGGGTTCGTCTACGTGGATACCGGCGCCCTGTATCGCGCGGTGGCGCTGCAGGTGCTGGAAGACGGCATCCCGCCCGACGACGCCACGCGCATCGAGCAGCGCGTGAACGCGCTCGATCTCGATCTCTCGGGATCGCCGGCTCAACCTCACGTCTGGCTGGAAGGGCGAGACGTGGCGCGCGAAATCCGCACGCCGGCGGTGAGCGAGCTGGCATCGCGTCTGGCGACGCTGCCGGTGGTCCGCCGGCGGCTGGTCGAGATCCAGCGCGGGCTGGCCGAGCGCGGGCCGCTGGTCGCGGAGGGCCGGGATCTGGGCACCGTGGTCTTTCCCGACGCGGACGTGAAGATCTTCCTCGACGCCGATCTCGACACCCGGGCGCTTCGCCGCCATCGCGAGCTCCAGGCGCGCGGCATCGCCACGCGGCTCGAAGAGGTGAGGGCCGATCTCGAGCGCCGCGACCATCGCGACCAGACCCGCGAGACCAGCCCGCTGAAGGCGCCCGAGGGCGCCATCCACGTGGACACCTCGGGGCTCGACATCGAGCAGCAGGTGGAAGCGGTGATCGAGACGGTGCGCAGCCACCCGCGCGCTCCGGAGGCCCGGGCGGCCGGCGGGTGAGCTTCGGGCGGTCGGGGGCCACTAGGAGAATCCGTGGGCGCGTATTATAGTGCCGTCCTGCTTTGCGTCCGGTCCGTGGTGGGGCCGTTGACGGGGTGGACGATCACCGGCAGGGAGCAGGTGCCCCGCACGGGCGGCCTGATTTTCGCGTCGAACCACATCTCCTTCTGGGATCCACCCCTCATCGCCTGCGCGTGTCCACGCGAGCTGCACTTTCTCGCCAAGGAAGAGTTGTTTTCGTCCGGCCCGCTCGGACCGTTGATTCGCGGCGTCAACGCGATCCCGATCCGGCGTGGGGTTGCGGACCTGAGTGGGCTGTCACGGGCCATGGAGGCCCTGCAGCGGGGCGGTGCGCTGTTGCTTTTTCCGGAGGGAAGCCGGATGCGCGACGGGCAGCTTCACGTCGCGCGGCCGGGAGTCGGTTTGCTCGCCAGCAACGCCGACGTGCCGATCGTGCCCTGCTACATCTCGGGCAGCAATCGGCCCAGGGAGTGGTGGTTGCGAAAAACGCGTGTCCGGATCCGGTTCGGAACGGCGCGCCCGTGGCGAGAGCTGGCGGGCGAGTCGGCTGATCTTCCGGCGGGACGCGCGCGTTACATGAGCATCGGCGAGTCGGTGATGCGCGAGATCGCGTCGCTGCGCGATGCCGATGAACTGGCGGTACGTGGAGTCGCCCGAGGTGGGTGATTCCCTATCTTCATAGAGTCGAGGAGGTTCCTGGTTCATGTTGGAAACTGCGGAGAAGACCCTCAACCCCGTCGCGGAGACGCCGCGCCGGGCGCCCCTGCCCACCACGCCCATCAACGCCGACGAAGAGAACGAGCTCACGCCCGAGCAGCGGGCCGAGCTGTTCGGCCAGTATGAAGAGTCGATGCGTTCGATCGGCGAGGGCGAGATCGTTCGCGGCACCGTGCTCGCGATCGACGACAAGGAAGTGCTGGTGGACGTCGGCTTCAAGAGCGAAGGCGTCATCGCGCTCTCGGAGTTCTCGGATCCCGGCGTGCTCAAGGTCGGCGACACCATCGACGTGTTCCTGGAGAAGATGGAGAACCAGGACGGCCTGGTGGTGCTGTCCAAGCAGCGCGCCGACTTCGTGCGCGTGTGGGACCGCGTCAAGGAAGCGCACGACAGCGCCCAGGTGGTGGACGGCAAACTGGTGCGGAAGATCAAGGGTGGCGTGGTGGTGGATCTGTATGGCGTCGAGGCGTTCCTGCCCGGCTCTCAGATCGCGCTGCGTCAGGTCCAGAACGTGGACGCGCTGCTCGGCCAGACCGTGTCGGTCAAGATCATCAAACTCAACAAGCGCCGCCGGAACATCGTGGTGTCGCGCCGCGCCGTGCTCGAGGAGGAGCGCGACCGGCTCAAGTCCACCATCCTCAAGGATCTCGCCAAGGATCAGATCCGCGAGGGCGTGGTCAAGAACATCACCGACTTCGGCGCGTTCGTGGATCTGGGCGGCATCGATGGGCTGCTCCATATCACCGACATGTCGTGGGGCCGCGTCGGACACCCCTCCGAGCTCGTCAAGATCGGCGATCGGATCAAGGTCAAGGTCCTGAACTTCGATCCCGAGAAGGAGCGCATCAGCCTGGGGCTGAAGCAGCT is a genomic window of Candidatus Sulfotelmatobacter sp. containing:
- a CDS encoding EutN/CcmL family microcompartment protein; this translates as MNFATVVGTVVCTEKVPAWRGYRLLVLQPTDEAGKAGGRALVAVDLVSAAPGQRVFYVRGREAATALPNPENPADAAIVGIVDEARHTHRPEAKR
- a CDS encoding EutN/CcmL family microcompartment protein, with protein sequence MFTARVVGDVVATIKHRDLHGEKLLLVQPVSAEGETRGKPVIAVDRAQAGPGDWVLVADEGNSAAQVLGKPRGAIRTVIVGVVDAVTREAQGR
- a CDS encoding HU family DNA-binding protein; the protein is MTKADLVEEIATQTGISRQHTGIIVDQLLDAVCRALSEGKHLEIRGFGTFKVRERRARRARNPRSGTEVMVPAKLVPIFKPSKELKAQVLEPAAVKQTAGVA
- a CDS encoding RNB domain-containing ribonuclease; the protein is MRGRLQPENGDWCVAEISEEGDAHLIEVLGAEDRPLWDDSGVASQYRLRTRFASAALHEAGARSEPSAAECEGRLDLRDRLSFTIDPDDARDHDDALSVEWLPRHRWRVGIHIADVSHYVPEGHAVDHEAVERGTSCYLPGGAIPMLPERLSSDLCSLLPGRDRLTLSVLVDLDERGGRHDVRFAETVIRSRHRLTYGEVQQELDGHGNLEPKLAESIAVIRDLARALRRQRLAAGALELEVPEVKAIVDEHGVPTALERRAHLESHELIEEFMLLANRCVGEEGSRRRAGLLYRVHDPPSPRKLEELDVMLKALGLPRPGTLGDPARALQSLLKVPLDPGHRRLLHRLVLRSMPRARYFEKDAGHFGLATRDYCHFTSPIRRYPDLHNHRRVREWLHSRPSGAWDPHALAGLAERCSATEQNATDAEREAVRVKGLRVLETRLGDRASGIITGFLRHGFFVELDELPVEGFCRPSLALDDYFSLDSTGVRMIGRHTRRRFSLGDVVRVVVARVDVPGRECDLALDVPPRRTRHERRRKG
- a CDS encoding PilZ domain-containing protein, translating into MTKRSGRRSERRKTTRADVRLSMRLESNAPETDGAQVVTESQNISASGVYCMSSHYLPPLSKVALTIVLPRVPGSRAAKELIKCEGIVVRCEQSAKRGERPYQLACMFSNLDDQLRQRLDAFVTWRNLQALRAAASATPRAASRARRTRAAVTASRTTTRAAKAPRRRTLH
- the aroA gene encoding 3-phosphoshikimate 1-carboxyvinyltransferase, producing MTPVLRWRLAPAQLRAARLDVPGDKSITHRAILCGLLGAGETAIVGANPGADARRTLAAARALGAQVSEADGVLRIRGTAGALAEPADVLDCGNSGTALRLLAGVLAARPLLAVLTGDPSLRSRPVDRVVRPLREMGANLSARAGDRLPPLVVRGAELRGASFLEPTGSAQVASAVLFAGLAARGETRVRVNTGVRDHTVRMLPAFGARVEVERSADGSGEWRVSGEQTLSATRVEVPGDPSAAAFFAAAAAITPGLSIEIANVSLNPTRLGFFEVLREMGASIEVERGPDRAGEPAGSLRVAGPAELRAVEVGASRVPAMVDEIPAWAVVAAVARGTSQLSGAGELRVKESDRLRALAANLTSLGVAVVERAEGLEITGGAVNGGTVRAGGDHRIAMAFAILAARAAKPIEIDDAAMVATSFPGFAAAWRSLGGPLEEGEMD
- the cmk gene encoding (d)CMP kinase — translated: MVTIDGPSAAGKSTTARAVAERLGFVYVDTGALYRAVALQVLEDGIPPDDATRIEQRVNALDLDLSGSPAQPHVWLEGRDVAREIRTPAVSELASRLATLPVVRRRLVEIQRGLAERGPLVAEGRDLGTVVFPDADVKIFLDADLDTRALRRHRELQARGIATRLEEVRADLERRDHRDQTRETSPLKAPEGAIHVDTSGLDIEQQVEAVIETVRSHPRAPEARAAGG
- a CDS encoding lysophospholipid acyltransferase family protein — protein: MTGWTITGREQVPRTGGLIFASNHISFWDPPLIACACPRELHFLAKEELFSSGPLGPLIRGVNAIPIRRGVADLSGLSRAMEALQRGGALLLFPEGSRMRDGQLHVARPGVGLLASNADVPIVPCYISGSNRPREWWLRKTRVRIRFGTARPWRELAGESADLPAGRARYMSIGESVMREIASLRDADELAVRGVARGG